Proteins from a genomic interval of Diospyros lotus cultivar Yz01 chromosome 6, ASM1463336v1, whole genome shotgun sequence:
- the LOC127804644 gene encoding protein root UVB sensitive 4 isoform X2, whose product MQSTLYIASTSPPYFQFLRKPSEAFCSAKSRTSLKPSTLSNSFKTSFYCELEDEWIEKPDEHEPASPAPLPVVIRRSGSVSRYHWDGGELKLVSVDGNSLSLSSFCLDFEDGFRRLFRLCSSGVRNFFLPREVTWNYLEYVKWKFFHRVFSSALQVLATQAMFRAIGIGYSHSLPSAAALNWVLKDGLGRLSRCIYTASLASAFDTNLKRVRFSTSVLFSLSIGVELLTPAFPQYFLLLASVANIAKQISLACYLATGTAVHRSFAVADNLGEVSAKSQIQTVCFDNLGLMLAAALNILLRNHERLQAGLPFIVYPIFSAVDLIGIYQGLKHVHLQTLTKDRLEIIINTWIQRDYVPSPADVSKEEGIDFLWIKGRGSWPIRIGCLNPKSQLPRLSMMTMRSLNNKDFYFICLETFGSVLAGTQRQGLVLCLREGAGTADVIMGLLQV is encoded by the exons ATGCAATCCACCTTGTATATTGCTTCCACTTCTCCACCATACTTTCAATTCCTGCGGAAACCGAGCGAAGCTTTTTGTTCCGCCAAATCCAGAACCTCTCTTAAACCCTCTACTCTCTCAAACTCGTTCAAGACCTCGTTCTACTGCGAACTCGAAGATGAATGGATCGAAAAACCAGATGAACATGAACCCGCCTCGCCGGCTCCCCTTCCGGTTGTAATTCGTCGGTCCGGTAGCGTATCTCGGTACCACTGGGACGGGGGTGAGTTGAAGTTGGTTTCTGTGGATGGaaattctctttctttgtcgTCCTTCTGTTTGGATTTCGAAGATGGGTTCCGAAGATTGTTCAGGCTCTGTAGTTCGGGTGTGAGGAACTTTTTTCTTCCCCGAGAGGTTACTTGGAATTACCTAGAGTATGTGAAATGGAAGTTCTTTCACAGGGTCTTCAGCTCTGCTCTGCAGGTTCTTGCCACCCAG GCAATGTTTCGAGCAATTGGAATTGGATACTCTCATTCACTTCCGTCAGCTGCTGCCCTGAACTGGGTTTTGAAAGATGGACTTGGAAGGCTCAGCAGGTGCATCTACACTGCTAGCCTAGCATCTGCTTTTGATACTAACTTGAAG AGAGTTAGGTTTTCAACATCCGTGCTATTCAGTTTGAGCATTGGGGTTGAGTTGCTGACTCCCGCATTTCCTCAGTATTTCCTGCTTCTTGCATCTGTAGCCAACATCGCCAAACAAATTAGTCTAGCATGTTATCTAGCAACTGGT ACTGCTGTCCATCGAAGCTTTGCAGTAGCAGATAACCTTGGTGAAGTTTCTGCAAAGTCTCAG ATTCAAACAGTGTGCTTCGATAACCTTGGTCTCATGCTTGCTGCAGCTTTGAATATTCTGTTAAGAAATCATGAAAG GTTGCAAGCAGGTTTGCCCTTTATTGTGTACCCTATCTTCTCGGCAGTTGACCTCATTGGAATTTATCAAGGGTTGAAGCATGTTCATCTGCAAACATTAACTAAG GATAGGCTAGAGATTATAATAAATACATGGATTCAGAGGGATTATGTCCCCTCTCCTGCAGATGTGAGCAAAGAGGAAGGTATTGATTTCCTGTGGATAAAAG GCAGAGGATCATGGCCCATAAGGATTGGTTGCTTAAATCCAAAAAGTCAATTGCCAAGGTTGTCAATGATGACTATGAGATCTTTGAATAACAAGGACTTCTATTTCATATGTTTGGAGACCTTTGGCAGTGTATTGGCAGGAACTCAACGA CAAGGTCTTGTTCTTTGTTTGCGGGAGGGGGCTGGTACTGCAGATGTCATCATGGGTCTCTTGCAG GTGTAA
- the LOC127804644 gene encoding protein root UVB sensitive 4 isoform X1, which produces MQSTLYIASTSPPYFQFLRKPSEAFCSAKSRTSLKPSTLSNSFKTSFYCELEDEWIEKPDEHEPASPAPLPVVIRRSGSVSRYHWDGGELKLVSVDGNSLSLSSFCLDFEDGFRRLFRLCSSGVRNFFLPREVTWNYLEYVKWKFFHRVFSSALQVLATQAMFRAIGIGYSHSLPSAAALNWVLKDGLGRLSRCIYTASLASAFDTNLKRVRFSTSVLFSLSIGVELLTPAFPQYFLLLASVANIAKQISLACYLATGTAVHRSFAVADNLGEVSAKSQIQTVCFDNLGLMLAAALNILLRNHERLQAGLPFIVYPIFSAVDLIGIYQGLKHVHLQTLTKDRLEIIINTWIQRDYVPSPADVSKEEGIDFLWIKGRGSWPIRIGCLNPKSQLPRLSMMTMRSLNNKDFYFICLETFGSVLAGTQRQGLVLCLREGAGTADVIMGLLQACHIRRSNLCNRCKWEIADSDPRHWLELIECSKRCAEQDFDMLNEQILASGWACKNILLSTQEQVRYTLVDD; this is translated from the exons ATGCAATCCACCTTGTATATTGCTTCCACTTCTCCACCATACTTTCAATTCCTGCGGAAACCGAGCGAAGCTTTTTGTTCCGCCAAATCCAGAACCTCTCTTAAACCCTCTACTCTCTCAAACTCGTTCAAGACCTCGTTCTACTGCGAACTCGAAGATGAATGGATCGAAAAACCAGATGAACATGAACCCGCCTCGCCGGCTCCCCTTCCGGTTGTAATTCGTCGGTCCGGTAGCGTATCTCGGTACCACTGGGACGGGGGTGAGTTGAAGTTGGTTTCTGTGGATGGaaattctctttctttgtcgTCCTTCTGTTTGGATTTCGAAGATGGGTTCCGAAGATTGTTCAGGCTCTGTAGTTCGGGTGTGAGGAACTTTTTTCTTCCCCGAGAGGTTACTTGGAATTACCTAGAGTATGTGAAATGGAAGTTCTTTCACAGGGTCTTCAGCTCTGCTCTGCAGGTTCTTGCCACCCAG GCAATGTTTCGAGCAATTGGAATTGGATACTCTCATTCACTTCCGTCAGCTGCTGCCCTGAACTGGGTTTTGAAAGATGGACTTGGAAGGCTCAGCAGGTGCATCTACACTGCTAGCCTAGCATCTGCTTTTGATACTAACTTGAAG AGAGTTAGGTTTTCAACATCCGTGCTATTCAGTTTGAGCATTGGGGTTGAGTTGCTGACTCCCGCATTTCCTCAGTATTTCCTGCTTCTTGCATCTGTAGCCAACATCGCCAAACAAATTAGTCTAGCATGTTATCTAGCAACTGGT ACTGCTGTCCATCGAAGCTTTGCAGTAGCAGATAACCTTGGTGAAGTTTCTGCAAAGTCTCAG ATTCAAACAGTGTGCTTCGATAACCTTGGTCTCATGCTTGCTGCAGCTTTGAATATTCTGTTAAGAAATCATGAAAG GTTGCAAGCAGGTTTGCCCTTTATTGTGTACCCTATCTTCTCGGCAGTTGACCTCATTGGAATTTATCAAGGGTTGAAGCATGTTCATCTGCAAACATTAACTAAG GATAGGCTAGAGATTATAATAAATACATGGATTCAGAGGGATTATGTCCCCTCTCCTGCAGATGTGAGCAAAGAGGAAGGTATTGATTTCCTGTGGATAAAAG GCAGAGGATCATGGCCCATAAGGATTGGTTGCTTAAATCCAAAAAGTCAATTGCCAAGGTTGTCAATGATGACTATGAGATCTTTGAATAACAAGGACTTCTATTTCATATGTTTGGAGACCTTTGGCAGTGTATTGGCAGGAACTCAACGA CAAGGTCTTGTTCTTTGTTTGCGGGAGGGGGCTGGTACTGCAGATGTCATCATGGGTCTCTTGCAG GCATGCCATATTCGCAGATCTAACTTATGTAACAGGTGTAAATGGGAGATTGCTGATTCTGATCCGCGGCATTGgcttgaattgattgaatgtAGCAAGCGATGTGCAGAGCAGGATTTTGACATGTTAAACGAGCAGATCTTGGCGTCAGGGTGGgcttgtaaaaatattttattgagcaCACAGGAGCAAGTTCGATATACTTTGGTAGATGACTGA
- the LOC127804644 gene encoding protein root UVB sensitive 4 isoform X3, with translation MEVLSQGLQLCSAGSCHPGNVSSNWNWILSFTSVSCCPELGFERWTWKAQQRVRFSTSVLFSLSIGVELLTPAFPQYFLLLASVANIAKQISLACYLATGTAVHRSFAVADNLGEVSAKSQIQTVCFDNLGLMLAAALNILLRNHERLQAGLPFIVYPIFSAVDLIGIYQGLKHVHLQTLTKDRLEIIINTWIQRDYVPSPADVSKEEGIDFLWIKGRGSWPIRIGCLNPKSQLPRLSMMTMRSLNNKDFYFICLETFGSVLAGTQRQGLVLCLREGAGTADVIMGLLQACHIRRSNLCNRCKWEIADSDPRHWLELIECSKRCAEQDFDMLNEQILASGWACKNILLSTQEQVRYTLVDD, from the exons ATGGAAGTTCTTTCACAGGGTCTTCAGCTCTGCTCTGCAGGTTCTTGCCACCCAG GCAATGTTTCGAGCAATTGGAATTGGATACTCTCATTCACTTCCGTCAGCTGCTGCCCTGAACTGGGTTTTGAAAGATGGACTTGGAAGGCTCAGCAG AGAGTTAGGTTTTCAACATCCGTGCTATTCAGTTTGAGCATTGGGGTTGAGTTGCTGACTCCCGCATTTCCTCAGTATTTCCTGCTTCTTGCATCTGTAGCCAACATCGCCAAACAAATTAGTCTAGCATGTTATCTAGCAACTGGT ACTGCTGTCCATCGAAGCTTTGCAGTAGCAGATAACCTTGGTGAAGTTTCTGCAAAGTCTCAG ATTCAAACAGTGTGCTTCGATAACCTTGGTCTCATGCTTGCTGCAGCTTTGAATATTCTGTTAAGAAATCATGAAAG GTTGCAAGCAGGTTTGCCCTTTATTGTGTACCCTATCTTCTCGGCAGTTGACCTCATTGGAATTTATCAAGGGTTGAAGCATGTTCATCTGCAAACATTAACTAAG GATAGGCTAGAGATTATAATAAATACATGGATTCAGAGGGATTATGTCCCCTCTCCTGCAGATGTGAGCAAAGAGGAAGGTATTGATTTCCTGTGGATAAAAG GCAGAGGATCATGGCCCATAAGGATTGGTTGCTTAAATCCAAAAAGTCAATTGCCAAGGTTGTCAATGATGACTATGAGATCTTTGAATAACAAGGACTTCTATTTCATATGTTTGGAGACCTTTGGCAGTGTATTGGCAGGAACTCAACGA CAAGGTCTTGTTCTTTGTTTGCGGGAGGGGGCTGGTACTGCAGATGTCATCATGGGTCTCTTGCAG GCATGCCATATTCGCAGATCTAACTTATGTAACAGGTGTAAATGGGAGATTGCTGATTCTGATCCGCGGCATTGgcttgaattgattgaatgtAGCAAGCGATGTGCAGAGCAGGATTTTGACATGTTAAACGAGCAGATCTTGGCGTCAGGGTGGgcttgtaaaaatattttattgagcaCACAGGAGCAAGTTCGATATACTTTGGTAGATGACTGA
- the LOC127804207 gene encoding protein JINGUBANG-like: MKMIKTEGRGKMITETNSSKGPIKLGNLLQSDPNDTHEEHSFRFSNASSEPVPSNFHGPDPLTNLYSSPPDPLSWQQFSPLWAPPWDQTPPSSKSPWSSHVSQPCSNCSSISLIGSLVREEGHVYSLAACRNLLYTGSDSKNIRVWKDQEEFSGFKSNSGLVKAIVIAGERIFTGHQDGKIRSWKVSLKNPGVHKRVGTLPTLKDYVKSSINPGNYVEVRRNRNEVWFKHFDAISSLSLSEDRTLLYSACWDKTVKVWRISNSKCLESIKVHDDAVNSVVAGFDGLVFTGSADGTVKVWRREMQGKRTKHFFSQTLLKQDPAVTALVINPSVEVLYSGSSDGLVNFWERENFLSHGGVLRGHKLAVLCLAAAGNLVFSGSADTKICVWMRELGGDHVCLSVLTGHGGPVKCLAVEEDRQGGEGDRCCIVYSGSLDKSVKIWRVSPEMSGKEI; encoded by the coding sequence ATGAAGATGATCAAAACTGAAGGAAGAGGCAAAATGATCACAGAAACCAACAGTTCAAAGGGACCAATAAAACTTGGAAACCTATTGCAGTCTGACCCGAATGATACCCATGAAGAACACTCCTTCCGTTTCAGCAATGCTTCTTCTGAACCAGTTCCTTCTAATTTCCATGGACCTGATCCTCTAACAAACCTCTATAGCTCTCCTCCAGACCCGCTCTCATGGCAGCAATTCTCTCCACTTTGGGCACCTCCATGGGACCAAACACCTCCGTCATCAAAGTCTCCATGGTCCTCCCATGTCTCTCAGCCTTGTTCTAACTGTTCTTCCATCAGCCTAATCGGCTCCCTTGTCCGCGAAGAAGGCCACGTATATTCATTAGCCGCTTGTCGTAATCTGTTATACACGGGATCTGACAGCAAGAACATCCGGGTATGGAAGGACCAGGAAGAATTTTCAGGGTTCAAGTCCAACAGTGGCCTGGTTAAAGCCATTGTTATTGCGGGTGAAAGGATCTTCACCGGTCACCAAGATGGCAAAATCCGCTCGTGGAAGGTTTCTTTGAAGAACCCTGGCGTGCACAAACGGGTTGGAACTCTACCAACGTTGAAGGATTACGTGAAAAGCTCCATCAACCCTGGCAATTACGTTGAAGTGAGAAGAAACCGTAATGAGGTCTGGTTCAAACACTTCGACGCCATTTCGAGCCTCAGCTTGAGCGAAGACCGGACCCTCTTGTACTCGGCTTGCTGGGACAAAACGGTGAAGGTTTGGAGGATTTCGAACTCCAAGTGCCTGGAATCGATCAAGGTTCATGACGATGCAGTAAACTCGGTTGTCGCCGGCTTTGATGGATTAGTCTTCACGGGCTCGGCCGATGGAACTGTCAAAGTATGGCGAAGGGAGATGCAAGGCAAGCGGACCAAACACTTCTTCTCGCAGACTCTTCTCAAGCAAGACCCTGCGGTGACTGCATTGGTGATTAACCCATCGGTCGAAGTTCTCTACAGCGGCTCGTCGGACGGGCTCGTCAACTTCTGGGAGCGGGAAAACTTCCTCTCCCATGGCGGCGTCCTGAGAGGCCACAAGCTGGCGGTTCTGTGCTTGGCTGCGGCGGGGAACTTGGTTTTCAGTGGCTCGGCTGACACGAAAATATGCGTGTGGATGAGAGAGCTAGGGGGCGATCATGTGTGCTTGTCTGTGCTGACCGGCCACGGCGGTCCGGTGAAGTGCTTGGCGGTGGAAGAGGACCGGCAAGGAGGGGAGGGTGACCGGTGTTGCATTGTGTACAGTGGCAGCCTCGACAAGTCGGTGAAGATTTGGAGAGTCTCGCCAGAAATGTCAgggaaagaaatttaa
- the LOC127804102 gene encoding uncharacterized protein LOC127804102 has protein sequence MSGREEDSDSDAPEEFTSEQGLEQDAEIRKVQMENKARVVREGKERRRQWAQKKTPRKPQSEEVVQEAVEIETNQEPHDNRGMLPNDIVKVLAAREKQVFLSDSEEEKEKKTEEKTKSKRKRTKYSRVEPVILKDIPPAPCLQSSLEFLKKRKMQVPRSSSVLNNSNQALRLLSGSGLLSKK, from the exons ATGTCGGGAAGAGAAGAAGACAGCGACTCCGACGCTCCCGAAGAATTCACATCGGAGCAG GGACTCGAGCAAGATGCAGAGATAAGGAAAGTTCAGATGGAAAACAAGGCTAG GGTAGTTCGTGAAGGGAAAGAGCGCCGAAGACAATGGGCTCAAAAGAAAACACCAAGAAAACCACAAAGTGAAGAAGTTGTCCAAGAGGCGGTAGAAATTGAAACGAACCAAGAACCTCATGACAATAGGGGGATGCTACCAAATGACATTGTCAAAGTGCTTGCAGCTCGGGAAAA GCAAGTTTTTTTATCAGACTctgaggaagagaaagaaaagaagactgAGGAAAAGACCAAgtcaaaaaggaaaagaactAAATATTCTAG GGTCGAACCTGTTATTTTGAAGGATATACCACCTGCTCCATGCCTGCAGAGCTCCTTggagtttttaaaaaaaaggaaaatgcagGTTCCAAGGTCATCCTCTGTCTTGAACAACTCCAATCAAGCTCTACGCCTGCTTTCTGGTTCTGGCTTGTTAAGTAAAAAATGA